The Rhododendron vialii isolate Sample 1 chromosome 3a, ASM3025357v1 nucleotide sequence CCCATTAGAAGGATGGATCAGGAATCAGCTATTATTTATCAACACGGCTTTCATGTTGGCCTGAAAGGACATTATACCGGAGTAAACAGCAAACCCATAAcattgttcttcaattttctgCAAATTTTAGTCTGAGTAGTTTCTTAGATGAGAATTTCTCTAAACATCACTATTTTCAGACCAAGGAAGAGAAGTACTTCATCCATAACCACTTGGCATTCACAGTAAAGTTTCACAAGGATCCACAAACAGAATCTGCGAGGATTGTTGGGTTTGAAGTCAAACCATTCAGGTTATACGCATCACAGTTTTCCTCATTGTAGTGTTAAAAGGTATCTCTTGGACCTGTTGCTCACAACTTTTTTACAGCATTAAGCATGAATATGAAGGCAAATGGAGTGACAACACCCGTTTAGCAACCTGTGATCCCCATGCAAAACGTTCGGTTACCAACTCAGAATCTCCTCTAGAGGTTGAAGATAAGAAGGAAATTATCTTCACGTACGATGTTGATTTTCAAGTAAGCTCCTCGATCTCATACTTCAAGAAAATAACATCCCTGTTAATGTTTTCTTACAATTGTCTTGCCTCTTCTTCCACTATACAGGAAAGTGATGTGAAATGGGCTTATAGATGGGATACCTATCTTCTAATGGCCGATGATCAAATTCACTGGTTCTCAATTGTCAATTCATTGATGATTGTCCTTTTCCTCTCTGGAATGGTAGCAATGATCATGCTGCGTACATTGTACCGTGATATTTCCAAGTACAATCAGTTAGAAACCCAGGAAGAAGCCCAAGAAGAGACAGGCTGGAAATTGGTTCATGGGGATGTTTTCAGACCACCCACAAACTCAGATCTCCTGTGTGTTTATGTTGGGACAGGTGTCCAGTTTTTCGGAATGATACTTGTCACTATGATGTTTGCCGTTTTTGGGTTTCTGTCTCCTTCAAATAGAGGTGGTTTGATGACAGCCATGCTTCTGCTGTGGGTATTCATGGGCCTATTTGCCGGGTACTCTTCTGTCCGCCTTTACAAAATGTTCAAAGGAACCGAATGGAAGAAAATCGCCCTCAGAACAGCTTTCCTGTTCCCGGGATCTGTATTTGCTGTTTTCTTCGTATTGAATGCTCTAATTTGGGGGGAGAAATCCTCAGGAGCCGTTCCCTTTGGAACTATGTTCGCTCTGGTGGTTTTATGGTTTGGCATTTCAGTCCCACTTGTTTTTGTTGGAGCTTACGTAGGGTTTAGGAAACCAGCACCTGAGGATCCAGTgaaaactaacaaaatcccaAGGCAGATTCCAGAACAGGCTTGGTACATGAACCCAGCTTTCTCTATCCTTATTGGTGGCATACTTCCATTTGGAGCCGTATTCATTGAGCTCTTTTTCATTCTCACCTCAATCTGGTTGCAGCAATTCTACTACATTTTCGGATTTCTCTTCATCGTGTTCGTCATTTTAATAATTACGTGCGCCGAGATTACAATTGTGCTATGCTATTTCCAGCTGTGCAGTGAGGACTACCTTTGGTGGTGGAGATCGTATCTGACTTCTGGATCTTCGGCTCTATACCTGTTCTTATATGCTGCTTTCTACTTCTTCACAAAGCTTGAGATTACAAAACCGGTTTCTGGGGTCTTGTACTTTGGGTACATGCTGATTGCCTCCTATGCTTTCTTTGCACTCACCGGAACAATTGGTTTCTATGCATGTTTCTGGTTCACAAGGCTCATTTACTCATCGGTGAAGATTGATTAAGTTGTGCAACCAGAAGGGTATTATCTCACGTTGAAGGCTTCAGTTTTGAAACCTTCAACAATAgaaattctctctttttgtttccTATAAACTTCTTGATACGGGTACTTTGGATGTGTCGTAGTTCTCCTTTCTGTTTAGtttctgtttttcttgtttCGCTGTCACTCTGAATTGAGGCATTTTGGAGGATGCTCAAGCAAGATCCCTGTTATCATTAGCTACCTATTCTAGAATGGATGAAGGATTTTTTGTATTATCAACAGGtatttttatattaattttcGAAGGTAATCTGTCCTGGAAAAACTCATTCTTTTTATGTTTGCCTTTGTTTCCTTCGTGAAAGATGTTTGGGTATGATTTGTTTATCCCGAGTATGGTTTTCTGCCAGATAAATGTATGGTTGAAGGAATTATTTGTTTCTGGATCCTCGCATGTAAATGAAAGCTATTCTTTCCCATTTTAAGTCATTGTGTTCTCGAACAGGGGTTTAAACATGTGGATTTGAAATTTATTCAAGTATTTTATGGCCAGAATTGGGAGAGGTAAGCCAAAATGACCCGAATACAAGCGTATTTGATATGAAATTCCAAAGTGAAAGGGGGATATTGTTGGTTGGTTTGTGAAGTACTCCAATAATTTTGCTGACTCGTTTTACCATTAGGTTTTGGCAGTTTTGAAATTGTTGAAAACTGAGTGCAACCAAGATCAACAAATAAGCCTTCTGCTATGCGTAATAAACTCGCTACTAATTTTTAAGAAGACTAGTGAGAATTATTTTCATTCCTTATCTAAGCAAACATAAAATTCAATACAGAACGGAGCAAGGGCAAAACGCAGAGAGAAATTCACTATTTAGCTTGACGAAGAACAGATTTTCCGTGGATTCTCTCCACCGCTCTTGGACAGGCTGGGAAGCAGAGCAATGTACAAGCTCTGAACGAAGAACAGAGCAACAATCAATGAACAAACTGTCAAAATTCAGAACACACCTCATCGAATCTGCACAAGATTATAACTCAGTTTTCAGTGGAATTCTATTCAGCCCTGACCCAAGGAAACAGATTCTCTGTGGATTTTCTCCACCTCAAAACAGAGCAAGCCAGAAGCTCTGAACTTAAAACAGAGCATGAATTAATGTACAGGCTGTCCAATTCACACCATTCCTCCTCGAATCCGCACCCAATAATTACTCAGCTTCCTGCAATTATTACTCTTCAATGCTGTACTGAACCAACAGATTCTGCTCTGGGAAGCCCAAACCAATCCACGGGTAACATTACCAAATCACCCCCGCACAAAAACTCAGAGCATAATCCGAAGCAAGAAAAACAGGACATGGAAGGAAAACATGAAAAGTCTGAAAACCCAttaaagtaaaaagaaaataaccacAATCTAGACACCCCAAACCGTGGGAGCCACCACCGATTTCCTGCAAAACGACCAAAACAACCCTGAACAAAGCGATCAAAGCTTACATACACACCAGGGCATTTTTGATAAATTGCTGACTTCGTCGCTTACATGTACGGAGGATGTCAATCCTCCTTAAGGAAGACAGGAAGGGACGAGGAAAgtaaaatcagccatatagttttcattttgaatGCAGCTTTGCAGCCTCCACTCTCCACCGCATCTCTAAAAAACCCGCTTGTTTGGCCAGATAGGTGCATTGAATCAATTTATATGTTCGAAGTAAACAAAAAACCGTGTTTGGATATTGACGGTTCTATATATATACGATTCTACAAAAGTGTGGGATAAATACTATGGGAGGTAGGATTATATATTCGTGATATATATTCATTCACTAATAGTTGCCTCAACCAAATGCCTTAATGTGTACGTATCGCATAAACAATGGTCAACCAAAAAATTTTTTTAAGTAAAGGAGTATATTACCAAGGAGGCATTAAGGGATTGCCGCCTGTATACAATAAAATGCCACAAGACAAAAAGACCATATACACTTGCACTCCTGTGCGATtgaaaaagctcaaaccaatctaaaaattggtcaaCAATGGTCATCCAATGGATTCCCAAAATGTTGCCGGTTACTGTAACGAAGTCATGACTCATGACTTGTGAGACTTGTCAAACTCAAATTCTTGATGCAGAAAATGTTTACGatccaaaaaaatatgcaataccAAGACAACTATGATAGGATATATGGGTAGATTAATAAATCTTGTTATAAGTTTACAACAGTGGTCTTCAAATTCAAAAGCATTCCCAAGATATACAAAATCAATCAGCATCAGCAGAAAAATCCGGCTCAGGAGGCTTCTGCAATTTCACCAAGTCCCTCGCACTCTTGAGATTCCGATTCCTGTGGACCCCACGAAGAGCATTCGCGGCAAATCTTGAAGCCAAGAAGGTGGCACCAAGGCTGTATGAGCCTCCAACGCCACCACCATTGCTGCTGCCTCCAGCCAACCcttctgcttcttcctcctTCCGACGGAGTTCCAGAATTTTCCGCTTCGAATACCGCCGCCACGCTGCCTGGATAAAGCAAGCCGCCCAAGTCCGCCACTGCTGAGAGTAAAAACGGAAGGTGTGTTGAACTTGCCTACTGTGGAGCCGCCTGAACTGACTCGCCACAAATTTCAACTCCTCAGCTATCAGGGCAAATGCCTCCACTTCGGTTAAAGCCTTTACTGTTCGAGTTGAAGAAGGTAGGTTAGCACCAGATTTGGGGTCTAGTGCCCATGTTAGAAGCTCCTCTCCACAAAAATCCCCTTCTCTCAGTACACCTCGGTTGAAAAATCCGCTTCTTCCACCGTCAGTGGTCACACTCTCTAGGCGACCGCGTATGATGAAAAGCATCTCATCAACTGGATCTCCTTCTCGAACTATATAGGTGTTCTCTGTGTACAAACATGGCTTTAGTCGCTCACAAATGGCATCCAGCAACCTTTCGTCCATATTTTCAAACAGAGGAACCTACAAGCAGAGATTGCACCCGAAAGGCATATACTTTTAGTTGGTTCCATGAATTCAAGTACCAAAACAGAACACTACGGAAATATTTATGCATTTCAATGCTTGGCAAATCTCGTTCACATATAACTGGAAATAGGAGTATTTCTGCCCACAAGTCGAACAGGACCTAAACTTGTTACAGCCTCATTCCAACATCTAAAATTGTGCAAAGATTAGCAAAATTCGAAAAGTAAACAGCAATGCTAATTTTGTTTTCCTCGTTTTCTTCTTGGATTGGGGTCCATGGGGATGAGGATGGAAGTCGTGTTCCTAATTATTTGGCGCTTCAAAAATCGTGACTTTTATAATATATGAAGACAAAtcataaattttattaatacaTGAAGATTAAATATACAAATGAGGATACATTGAATATGCTACCGTTGGAGAGAATGTTACAGACATTGATGCCAATGGCTATAAGCATCAGAAGCAAATGAAATAGGAGAGAAAAATTACCCTCTTCACCAAAGCCAGACAAAGATGTCGCTTGATGTCCCTTCTAAGATCCTTTGGTAGACTCTGAACCAAGTTCTCTTCATCTACTCCACGTGTTTCCAACCACTTGTACTGATCATACCGTCTTACCCGCTCCCTGAGATCTTGTGGGAGCAATCGATGGTGCATCCACTGCTCTGAGTCACGTCTTTTGACCCTCATCTCCTCAAGCCGAATAGTAAGAGACTGAAGGTATGTCTATAACAACAGAAGACCTATGGAATATCAG carries:
- the LOC131320326 gene encoding transmembrane 9 superfamily member 8-like isoform X2 → MEMMSTRRPHFGLHLWISISIILFVQSHSFYLPGVAPEDFQKGDLLKVKVNKLTSTKTQLPYSYYSLPYCPPEKIVDSAENLGEVLRGDRIENSPYVFKMREPQMCNVLCRVTLDAKTAKAFREKIDDEYRVNMILDNLPLVVPIRRMDQESAIIYQHGFHVGLKGHYTGTKEEKYFIHNHLAFTVKFHKDPQTESARIVGFEVKPFSIKHEYEGKWSDNTRLATCDPHAKRSVTNSESPLEVEDKKEIIFTYDVDFQESDVKWAYRWDTYLLMADDQIHWFSIVNSLMIVLFLSGMVAMIMLRTLYRDISKYNQLETQEEAQEETGWKLVHGDVFRPPTNSDLLCVYVGTGVQFFGMILVTMMFAVFGFLSPSNRGGLMTAMLLLWVFMGLFAGYSSVRLYKMFKGTEWKKIALRTAFLFPGSVFAVFFVLNALIWGEKSSGAVPFGTMFALVVLWFGISVPLVFVGAYVGFRKPAPEDPVKTNKIPRQIPEQAWYMNPAFSILIGGILPFGAVFIELFFILTSIWLQQFYYIFGFLFIVFVILIITCAEITIVLCYFQLCSEDYLWWWRSYLTSGSSALYLFLYAAFYFFTKLEITKPVSGVLYFGYMLIASYAFFALTGTIGFYACFWFTRLIYSSVKID
- the LOC131320326 gene encoding transmembrane 9 superfamily member 8-like isoform X1 — protein: MEMMSTRRPHFGLHLWISISIILFVQSHSFYLPGVAPEDFQKGDLLKVKVNKLTSTKTQLPYSYYSLPYCPPEKIVDSAENLGEVLRGDRIENSPYVFKMREPQMCNVLCRVTLDAKTAKAFREKIDDEYRVNMILDNLPLVVPIRRMDQESAIIYQHGFHVGLKGHYTGTKEEKYFIHNHLAFTVKFHKDPQTESARIVGFEVKPFSIKHEYEGKWSDNTRLATCDPHAKRSVTNSESPLEVEDKKEIIFTYDVDFQVSSSISYFKKITSLLMFSYNCLASSSTIQESDVKWAYRWDTYLLMADDQIHWFSIVNSLMIVLFLSGMVAMIMLRTLYRDISKYNQLETQEEAQEETGWKLVHGDVFRPPTNSDLLCVYVGTGVQFFGMILVTMMFAVFGFLSPSNRGGLMTAMLLLWVFMGLFAGYSSVRLYKMFKGTEWKKIALRTAFLFPGSVFAVFFVLNALIWGEKSSGAVPFGTMFALVVLWFGISVPLVFVGAYVGFRKPAPEDPVKTNKIPRQIPEQAWYMNPAFSILIGGILPFGAVFIELFFILTSIWLQQFYYIFGFLFIVFVILIITCAEITIVLCYFQLCSEDYLWWWRSYLTSGSSALYLFLYAAFYFFTKLEITKPVSGVLYFGYMLIASYAFFALTGTIGFYACFWFTRLIYSSVKID